The genomic stretch TCAAGGCACTGGGTCGGGAGCCATCCAAAGGTCTGGCCGTGCTGCACGCTCGCCCATAGCCCATTGGTGCGCAGCAGGTACACCGCAGTGTTTTCAGCGATGAGGTACTGGGTGGCATAGTGCCGGCCCGCACCCTTGCGTAGCTTGAGCTCGGCGGTGGTCCGGTGCGTCGGCCCTGGCGCCTCTACCGGCGCGGGAGTCAGCGAGATGCGAGCTGAATCAAATTTCTTCATGCTGAGACCACTGCTGTAGCCGTGCCCGCTTCGGGGTTCCGTAAAGTCAGGCGTGCACGGACTGGGGACACGTGGAATTGACCTCACTGAAAGAGTAATTGACCGGAGCATGGCTTAGTGGCTGGAAGGAATTCGCAGGTCCACCAACTGTCCAGGCGTTGTGAAATACGTGGTCCGGACCCCGGCATCAAAAGATGCCTTTCCCCTATGTTAATGCACACATGACCAAGGCCCCCAGTTGCATACCGAGGGCCTTGGTCACATCGTCATCTTGCGTGCGCCCGCATGGTGGTGCGAGCACTGAGACGAGCGTCGTTTTTAGCGTGCTGACAATTCGCCGTCGAGGCGCAACAGTCCGTTGCCGTCATTGTTGATCATCTTGACACGGTCAAGGATTCCGCCAACGGTGGCTTCCTCTTCGACCTGCTCCTCGATGAACCAGTTCAGCAGCGGCACCGAATCAATGTCGCCCTCATTGTGTGCCAGACGGTAGAGATCTCGAATGGACTCCGAAACCTTCTTCTCGTGGCCAAGGGAAGCCTCGAAGGCTGCCGCGACGGAGGATACGCTCAGCGCCGGTGCCGTGATGTCACCGATCGCCGGGTGGGCACCGCGGTCGGTCATGTGGGTGGCGAACTTCTCTGCGTGTTCCAGTTCCTCAGCGGCCTGGGCGCGGAACCAGCCAGCAATACCGGGCAGGCTCAGAACGTCCATTTCAATGGCCAGCTGACGGTAAACCGTCGAAGCCTGAAGTTCCAGAGTGATTTGGTCGTTGAATGCGTCTGCGAGCTTTCCGTTAAGTTCCATAGAAAGTACGTTACGCACTCTTTAGTGCCTTGTCACCGAAGTATGGCCGTACTTACCTTGCAGTAAATATGGGCACATTACCGCTCGTAGGAAGGGCACGTGAAGGTGATCCTCACCTATCTTCGGTAGTAAAGATTAGTCGGTGATGATGCGCTCCCCTGCGTGAATCTTGGCAACCGCTCGGTTCGCATCCCGCAGCCCCAATATCAATCCCGTGACCATGATGACCATTCCGAGGATCAAGCCAATTGCCAGAACGGCTTCCGACATTTCCATGGCGACTGTCGCAATCCCCGCGACGGCCATCACCACTGCGGCGCTCGCGAAGCCCCAGATGCTTTTGCTGGCCGCGGCATGGTGTCCAAGAAGCCAGCACGTTTCACAATGCATCAAGGCCGTGGTGCGCAGCCCGATCCAAGGGTTCGGTTTAATGGCTCCATTTGCCGCTGCTTTCATCATCCAGATCATTGCGGCCATGATGAGGACCATGATCACGGTGGTGATGAGTAATGTCAGTTGTTCGGTGTTCATGGTTTTGCGTGGCCTTTACAGTTTCCTGGGTTCATGCCGGTGAAAGGCATACGGGTCATCATTTTTAAGGGTATGCCCACGTCCCGCAGACGGGAAAGTACGCCTATTTTCCGAGTCCGGCGCGACGAAGAGCTTCGGCCATAGCGGTGTTTCCGCCGGCGCTTGGCTTGGCTTCCCGCTGCGTCG from Paeniglutamicibacter sp. Y32M11 encodes the following:
- a CDS encoding SdpI family protein, yielding MNTEQLTLLITTVIMVLIMAAMIWMMKAAANGAIKPNPWIGLRTTALMHCETCWLLGHHAAASKSIWGFASAAVVMAVAGIATVAMEMSEAVLAIGLILGMVIMVTGLILGLRDANRAVAKIHAGERIITD
- a CDS encoding ferritin, which codes for MELNGKLADAFNDQITLELQASTVYRQLAIEMDVLSLPGIAGWFRAQAAEELEHAEKFATHMTDRGAHPAIGDITAPALSVSSVAAAFEASLGHEKKVSESIRDLYRLAHNEGDIDSVPLLNWFIEEQVEEEATVGGILDRVKMINNDGNGLLRLDGELSAR